GGTGATGATCTTGGACTCCGGAATCCCCTTGAGTTCAAAGTGGTGATGGATGGGGGCCATGCGAAAGAATCGCTTTCCCCCGCTGAACTTGAAGTATCCGACCTGGATGATGACCGACAGGGTCTCGATGACGAAGAGCCCTCCGACGATGACCAGCAAGAGTTCCTGTTTGCAGAGCACGGCGATGAATCCGATGGCCGCGCCGAGGCTCAAACTGCCGACGTCGCCCATGAAGACCTGGGCCGGGTAGGCGTTGTACCACAGAAAACCGAGACCGGCCCCGACCATGGCCGCGCAGAACACGGCCACCTCGCCGACGCCTGGGACATAGGCCACCTGGAGGTATTCGGCCATGTTTACGTGTCCGGCCACATAGACGAACAGAGAGAAGCAGGCGGCGACGACTACGGCCGGGCCGGTGGCCAGTCCGTCCAGCCCGTCGGTCAGGTTGACGGCGTTGGAGGCACCGACGATGACCAGGACGGCAAAGGGCAGATAGGCCCAGGAAAGGTCGGGCCGGATGGTCTTGAAGAAGGGGACCATGAGGGTGGTGTGGTAGCCGGGCAGGGAAATGAGTAGGGCAGCGGCGATCAGGGCGACCATGGTCTGGAGGAGAATCTTGGCCCTGGCTGAGAGGCCCTTGTTGTGCTTGCGGACGACCTT
The DNA window shown above is from Deltaproteobacteria bacterium and carries:
- a CDS encoding phospho-N-acetylmuramoyl-pentapeptide-transferase, giving the protein MIYHLLYPLSDQISLFNVFRYITFRSIYAMLTALILAIFLGPVFIRWLRAVKCGQYIHEDVAAHQSKAGTPTMGGLMIGACLLGSVLLWGDLTNPYLLLCIGVFTAFGAIGLADDYLKVVRKHNKGLSARAKILLQTMVALIAAALLISLPGYHTTLMVPFFKTIRPDLSWAYLPFAVLVIVGASNAVNLTDGLDGLATGPAVVVAACFSLFVYVAGHVNMAEYLQVAYVPGVGEVAVFCAAMVGAGLGFLWYNAYPAQVFMGDVGSLSLGAAIGFIAVLCKQELLLVIVGGLFVIETLSVIIQVGYFKFSGGKRFFRMAPIHHHFELKGIPESKIITRFWILSVLLALVALSTLKLR